In Vigna radiata var. radiata cultivar VC1973A chromosome 3, Vradiata_ver6, whole genome shotgun sequence, the following proteins share a genomic window:
- the LOC106756817 gene encoding uncharacterized protein LOC106756817, which produces MSRGRSDSGGWLRGCLVVFAVVSALGVCGPALYWRFKNAISLRNSHNKFSCPPCLCNCPPPLSLFQLAPGLANLSVSDCGSNDPDLKEEMEKQFVDLLSEELKLQESVTEANTRHMNITLAEARRVASQYQREADKCIAATETCEQARERAEAILIKERKITAVWERRARQMGWESE; this is translated from the exons ATGTCACGGGGGAGATCTGATTCCGGTGGTTGGTTGAGGGGCTGTTTGGTGGTGTTCGCGGTGGTTTCCGCCTTGGGAGTGTGTGGGCCTGCGCTCTACTGGCGATTCAAGAACGCCATCTCTCTTCGCAATTCCCACAACAAATTCTCTTGCCCTCCTTGCCTCTGCAACTGCCCTCCTCCACTATCGCTATTCCAACTCGCTCCTG GATTGGCGAATCTCTCTGTCTCAG ATTGTGGAAGTAATGACCCGGATCTAAAGGAGGAGATGGAGAAGCAGTTTGTGGACCTTCTAAGCGAAGAGCTGAAGTTGCAAGAGTCTGTTACTGAGGCAAACACACGGCACATGAACATAACTTTGGCTGAAGCAAGAAGAGTGGCATCTCAGTATCAGAGAGAGGCTGACAAATGTATTGCTGCAACTGAAACATGTGAGCAGGCAAGAGAACGAGCTGAGGCCATACTCATCAAGGAGAGAAAGATAACTGCGGTGTGGGAGCGACGTGCTCGTCAAATGGGTTGGGAATCAGAATAA
- the LOC106757790 gene encoding uncharacterized protein LOC106757790 isoform X2, with translation MVQKRSFDAEEILEGSFKHPKHAGPSHELFSLSESVFPDDDYHTQMPKPSEDGCTQVSSEGIEKVESGSFGELAMEAGNSETSFPVIDIPASSWATSSTADDLHLETPLHLALFPEYFSPERPIRTLTRYEDIYSILLEHSPRKPVSVGANHQAEVPAWDFLGASNRSNASASVSDTDLTVGDRDETEERLLGTCVIPLPQMELSSNDDEVGKGRTECDCEDQGSMRCVRQHIAEERDKLIKSFGPEKFTELGFTNMGEQVAEKWSAEDEQLFHEVVFNNPASLDKNFWNYLSIAFPSRTKKEIVSYYFNVFMLRRRAEQNRNDLLNIDSDNDEWQGSDSNDIATREEDEDSVAESPVCQDESCMADCLDNDLQTYDEYAADEPCEANETVDFITSRNIDDDSKYDPIEEMPHSGSTPLIQPQDQPVWQDSCDEKVKDDSCTSSDAGVASRQTKVNTENGDHWCGNYNGVSNGYNQGYVLEPCDAKVWDTGFVSCSKNKIDFLPTCNMIEEVFGDGRRQDMRRA, from the exons ATGGTGCAGAAGCGTTCTTTTGATGCTGAGGAAATACTCGAGGGATCTTTCAAACACCCAAAACATGCAGGACCCAGCCATGAGCTCTTTTCATTATCAGAATCTGTCTTTCCCGATGATGATTATCATACCCAAATGCCAAAACCTTCGG AGGATGGCTGTACACAAGTTAGTAGTGAAGGTATTGAGAAGGTCGAAAGTGGAAGTTTTGGTGAACTTGCTATGGAGGCTGGGAACTCTGAAACAAGCTTTCCTGTTATAGATATTCCTGCTTCTTCATGGGCCACTAGTAGCACAGCTGATGATCTCCATCTAGAAACACCTTTACATCTTGCCCTTTTTCCAGAGTATTTTAGTCCAGAGCGACCAATAAGGACACTGACTCGCTATGAGGACATTTATTCCATACTTCTGGAACACTCTCCTCGCAAACCTGTATCTGTTGGAGCTAATCATCAAGCCGAAGTTCCAGCTTGGGATTTTTTAGGGGCCAGTAATAGATCAAATGCCTCAGCTTCTGTTTCAGATACAGACTTAACTGTTGGGGACAGGGATGAAACTGAGGAAAGACTGTTGGGGACCTGTGTCATTCCCTTGCCTCAGATGGAATTATCTAGCAATGACGATGAAGTTGGCAAGGGAAGAACCGAGTGTGACTGTGAAGATCAGGGATCCATGAGATGTGTTAGACAACATATTGCAGAAGAAAGAGATAAACTTATAAAATCCTTTGGGCCTGAGAAATTCACTGAATTGGGCTTCACTAACATGGGAGAACAAGTGGCAGAAAAATGGAGTGCTGAGGATGAGCAATTATTTCATGAGGTTGTTTTCAATAATCCAGCATCCCTTGACAAGAATTTCTGGAACTATCTTTCTATTGCTTTTCCTTCACGAACCAAAAAGGAAATAGTGAGTTACTACTTTAATGTCTTTATGCTTCGAAGGAGGGCAGAACAGAACAGGAATGACCTTTTAAACATTGACAGTGATAATGATGAATGGCAAGGTAGTGACAGCAATGATATTGCAACTCGAGAGGAAGATGAGGACTCTGTTGCCGAGTCCCCGGTATGTCAAGATGAGTCTTGTATGGCTGACTGCCTAGATAATGATTTGCAAACCTATGATGAGTATGCTGCTGATGAACCCTGTGAAGCTAATGAAACAGTGGATTTTATTACTAGTAGGAACATTGATGATGATTCCAAATACGATCCTATAGAAGAGATGCCTCATTCTGGTAGTACCCCTCTAATTCAACCTCAGGATCAACCTGTTTGGCAGGATTCGTGTGATGAAAAAGTTAAAGATGATTCATGCACTTCTTCCGACGCAGGAGTTGCCTCACGGCAGACTAAGGTGAATACTGAAAATGGGGATCATTGGTGTGGTAACTATAATGGAGTAAGCAATGGTTACAACCAAGGATATGTTTTGGAGCCTTGTGATGCAAAAGTGTGGGATACTGGCTTTGTGTCATGCTCTAAGAATAAGATTGACTTTTTACCAACATGCAACATGATAGAAGAGGTTTTTGGAGATGGACGAAGGCAAGACATGAGAAGAGCTTGA
- the LOC106757790 gene encoding uncharacterized protein LOC106757790 isoform X1: protein MVIMVQKRSFDAEEILEGSFKHPKHAGPSHELFSLSESVFPDDDYHTQMPKPSEDGCTQVSSEGIEKVESGSFGELAMEAGNSETSFPVIDIPASSWATSSTADDLHLETPLHLALFPEYFSPERPIRTLTRYEDIYSILLEHSPRKPVSVGANHQAEVPAWDFLGASNRSNASASVSDTDLTVGDRDETEERLLGTCVIPLPQMELSSNDDEVGKGRTECDCEDQGSMRCVRQHIAEERDKLIKSFGPEKFTELGFTNMGEQVAEKWSAEDEQLFHEVVFNNPASLDKNFWNYLSIAFPSRTKKEIVSYYFNVFMLRRRAEQNRNDLLNIDSDNDEWQGSDSNDIATREEDEDSVAESPVCQDESCMADCLDNDLQTYDEYAADEPCEANETVDFITSRNIDDDSKYDPIEEMPHSGSTPLIQPQDQPVWQDSCDEKVKDDSCTSSDAGVASRQTKVNTENGDHWCGNYNGVSNGYNQGYVLEPCDAKVWDTGFVSCSKNKIDFLPTCNMIEEVFGDGRRQDMRRA, encoded by the exons ATG GTAATCATGGTGCAGAAGCGTTCTTTTGATGCTGAGGAAATACTCGAGGGATCTTTCAAACACCCAAAACATGCAGGACCCAGCCATGAGCTCTTTTCATTATCAGAATCTGTCTTTCCCGATGATGATTATCATACCCAAATGCCAAAACCTTCGG AGGATGGCTGTACACAAGTTAGTAGTGAAGGTATTGAGAAGGTCGAAAGTGGAAGTTTTGGTGAACTTGCTATGGAGGCTGGGAACTCTGAAACAAGCTTTCCTGTTATAGATATTCCTGCTTCTTCATGGGCCACTAGTAGCACAGCTGATGATCTCCATCTAGAAACACCTTTACATCTTGCCCTTTTTCCAGAGTATTTTAGTCCAGAGCGACCAATAAGGACACTGACTCGCTATGAGGACATTTATTCCATACTTCTGGAACACTCTCCTCGCAAACCTGTATCTGTTGGAGCTAATCATCAAGCCGAAGTTCCAGCTTGGGATTTTTTAGGGGCCAGTAATAGATCAAATGCCTCAGCTTCTGTTTCAGATACAGACTTAACTGTTGGGGACAGGGATGAAACTGAGGAAAGACTGTTGGGGACCTGTGTCATTCCCTTGCCTCAGATGGAATTATCTAGCAATGACGATGAAGTTGGCAAGGGAAGAACCGAGTGTGACTGTGAAGATCAGGGATCCATGAGATGTGTTAGACAACATATTGCAGAAGAAAGAGATAAACTTATAAAATCCTTTGGGCCTGAGAAATTCACTGAATTGGGCTTCACTAACATGGGAGAACAAGTGGCAGAAAAATGGAGTGCTGAGGATGAGCAATTATTTCATGAGGTTGTTTTCAATAATCCAGCATCCCTTGACAAGAATTTCTGGAACTATCTTTCTATTGCTTTTCCTTCACGAACCAAAAAGGAAATAGTGAGTTACTACTTTAATGTCTTTATGCTTCGAAGGAGGGCAGAACAGAACAGGAATGACCTTTTAAACATTGACAGTGATAATGATGAATGGCAAGGTAGTGACAGCAATGATATTGCAACTCGAGAGGAAGATGAGGACTCTGTTGCCGAGTCCCCGGTATGTCAAGATGAGTCTTGTATGGCTGACTGCCTAGATAATGATTTGCAAACCTATGATGAGTATGCTGCTGATGAACCCTGTGAAGCTAATGAAACAGTGGATTTTATTACTAGTAGGAACATTGATGATGATTCCAAATACGATCCTATAGAAGAGATGCCTCATTCTGGTAGTACCCCTCTAATTCAACCTCAGGATCAACCTGTTTGGCAGGATTCGTGTGATGAAAAAGTTAAAGATGATTCATGCACTTCTTCCGACGCAGGAGTTGCCTCACGGCAGACTAAGGTGAATACTGAAAATGGGGATCATTGGTGTGGTAACTATAATGGAGTAAGCAATGGTTACAACCAAGGATATGTTTTGGAGCCTTGTGATGCAAAAGTGTGGGATACTGGCTTTGTGTCATGCTCTAAGAATAAGATTGACTTTTTACCAACATGCAACATGATAGAAGAGGTTTTTGGAGATGGACGAAGGCAAGACATGAGAAGAGCTTGA